Within the Malus sylvestris chromosome 4, drMalSylv7.2, whole genome shotgun sequence genome, the region GTAACCTGCAGAATCATGAAACAAGCCCAGCAGAAGCAGCCGACTGTGATCATTAGGGAACCCTTGATCGAATCTTGGAGGCTAGTAGCGGCACTTGTATGCTGTTCATGGCTAGCTCTGGTCCAAAATAAATGCAAAAGTGGACCCTTTACGAGGGTCATGATCATGGCACCTGCAACGGTTGCTACAGTTCCAACCAACTTACTTTGGCTCCGGATGCTTTTCAAATTCACTTTCTCAAGCCTGAGAGTAAAAGACAACGAGTTGTTATGTGTATCCCAACCCGAAAATAACTAGACATTTCACAAAAATAATCTCGGCGAAAAAGAGATACTTTGTGCATATTAGCGTACGTTACCTAAGAACCCAAGCCATTACAAAAGTAAGGGCGGGAAGAATATTGCACATAGCTGCTGCAAACGTTGCTGTTGTGTACTTCATTCCCATAAAGTACAGATTTTGGTCCAGAACTGGCCTGCCAAAGAGATAGATAGATATATAATGATTTACAAGAAATTAGGAGAAACCTTGCACAACAAGAAAGCAATTAGAAGCGTTACTCCAGCAAAGCGAGCAGCATTATCTTGATGAAGATCGAAAGCGTCATCTTCGGTCTCACTTTTCTGCTCAAGAAAAACAAACACCCTTCAGTAACGAGAGTCACACAATTACACAACTTCTAAGTTGGAGTTTTGGGTGCATGAGAGAGAGACTTGTCCAGTATGACGGCGAAAGGAGCAACGACAGCAGTGGCAACAACGTGGCGGTAGACAACGAGCACGTAGTTACTCATCCCCTGGTTTAGTGCTGCCTTAGAGAGAATATCCATGCCGGCAAGCCCAAATTGCAAGAAAACAACAGCAAAGAAAGGCTTGGCAGCCTTCATTGTTTCGACTATGCTCATTGTGCTCTGGAAACTTCAACTGTAAAATATATGCACACACTTCTCTTCTCCTGCATGAAAAAACTTATGAAACTATGTTCCTTTTTATATAGAAACTTTAGTTCACACAAACCCTAAAGATTCCCAGGGACTTAAAAATACAGGGAATCTACTAACCTATTGAAATGTCAATATTTGTCGAAAACCCTTTTTCGCCTCATATTCGATATGAGTGAGTTTTTGTGATTTACTTAGGAACTACTAATTGAACAAATAATACAGCTTAAAGATACCTTGTTAGTGCCCTCGAATTAAGTATTAAGGTATCTTTGCATGGGTTTTGGGTCACTGCTGATCAAGTGGAgttcttttttttatagatgTCTAGGGAAAGTGGTTTTAGATAGTTCGATGAACCCTACTGTTGAATCCGTGTACGCAAATTCCCCCCATCTCTACATGAATTATTAGATCAAAAAAGCGAAAGTATAGTTGCGCACTTGAAAACACACAATCACCTTTTGCTTTTACGTTAAAATGACTGAAGAAAAAGTGTAACAGAATTCATTTCGTTTGGATTCCCCTATTCTGGTATACCTCGGATGGTTGATTCTCAATCTAACCTATGTAATGGTCTCGAATTTGTTCCTCGATCATGTAAATTCTGAGCTACTAACATTAGATGCACCAACTGTTTTCACCAAGTTTATTCATCCAATGATGTGTCTGTACGCATGTCAATATCTTACTTGTccaaagtaaataaaaattagaGCGGGATTAGATTTGAATAAATGGTGGACAAACACATTATTTGATAACGAAAGTTGGTGAAAACATTATTCGATTGGATTCCCCTATTATGGTATACCCAGGATGGTTGATTCTCAATCTAACCTATGTAATGGTCTCGAATTTGTTCCTCGATCGCATAAATTTTGAGCTACTAACACTAGATGCGCCAACTATTTTCACCAAGGTTATTCATCTGATGATGTGTCTGTACACATGTCAATATCTTACTtatcaaaagtaaataaaaattagaGCGGAATTAGATTTGAATAAATGGTGGACAAACACATTATTTG harbors:
- the LOC126620196 gene encoding WAT1-related protein At2g37460, with amino-acid sequence MSIVETMKAAKPFFAVVFLQFGLAGMDILSKAALNQGMSNYVLVVYRHVVATAVVAPFAVILDKKVRPKMTLSIFIKIMLLALLEPVLDQNLYFMGMKYTTATFAAAMCNILPALTFVMAWVLRLEKVNLKSIRSQSKLVGTVATVAGAMIMTLVKGPLLHLFWTRASHEQHTSAATSLQDSIKGSLMITVGCFCWACFMILQAITLKTYPAELSLSAWICALGTLEGTAVALVMERGNAAVWSIKWDTKLLAASYSGIFCSGLAYYIQGVVMKYRGPVFVTAFSPLSMVIVAVMSSFILREQMFLGRLLGAVVIIAGLYLVVWGKAKDYESPEKTIEDELTATKQAQDEKALEAITIAPSCK